The sequence below is a genomic window from Phoenix dactylifera cultivar Barhee BC4 chromosome 8, palm_55x_up_171113_PBpolish2nd_filt_p, whole genome shotgun sequence.
CTGAGAGATAGGGGCGGAACTATTAAATCAAACAAATGTAGCTCAAACCATATAAATTATCATCCATGATAATATGAATAAACCGCCGAAACTACCATATCTAAGCAATAAGAATAAATGGCAAGAAGGACGAACCTCTCCTCAGCAATGCTTTTGTCTTTGGTCAAGAACGTCGACTGCCATCCACGGCCGATTGGAGAAGAAGGGTCATCTCCCTCCCCCAATATTCTTGTGTACAGTAGACCATGCTTGTCCAATTTTTCCACAAATTCTGGGAATCTCATCTTCATCCTTTCATAAACATGGTGGCTCAACACTATAGGAGTCTCGCCACCGCTTCTTGGCTCCTCCTCGCAAAAGAAGAACAATTTCGACGGAAACTTGGGAACCTAATGGAATGAACTAACTATTCTATTATAAGTATATGGTTCTAACTTGTAATAACGCAGCAATTACAAGGATGGAAGCAATCGATGGGGATTGGAGGAACTAAACCTGGGCCATCTCGTGGTGGAAGGGGATGGGCTGGTCGGGAGGGGACTCGTTGGCGGTGAAGACCCGGCCGACGACGTTGGTCCGGGGGGCAGCGCCGCCGACGTAGGGCAGCTCTTCGTAGCCGAAGGCTTCCACGGTCCGGTCGAAGTCGGCGGCGGTCCGGACCGGGTAGCCCCGCAGGAGGAGCGTCCCGCTCGACCGGAGGAGCGCCTCCAGCCGGGGCTTGTGGCCCTTCACGGCCTCCATGAACTGGCGGAGGTCGAGCTCGACGGCCGGCTTTGGGGACAGGACAGCGGGAAAGAGAACCCCTCCAACGgtcttccgctgcgggattgGGGTTTCCAGGAACAAATCTTCGGCTTCGGCCATTGGATTATGTTCTGCTCTTCTTTGGGGTGGGGGCAGGGGTGGTTTCTCGGGGTTCTGGACTTGAGCTTGGCCTGCGGGAGTTTCACGGCTCTGCTTTAGGGGCGACGGAAGGTTGTGGGTTATCCCGGATATGTTCTCATTCAGGACGAAACATCGCAATCATCGCGACCAGGCCTGCTCAAAAACCGGCAGGCCCACTCGGCCCGCCCGAGCAAAGCGCGCTTTGGACGGGCCTGAGCCTGATTTTTTAGTCCGGCGGGCTGGATGGCGCCAGAAATTTCATCGTTCTTCGAATGACCCGGGCTCAGCCTGAGCCCAATCCAAagccattattattattattattattattattattattattattattattattattattatatatatatatgatattttttaaatatttgtagAGTTTTACAAAATTACATCTCTAACCTATAACCCTTAAATCTCCAATCATGTTACCTCCTCGCCTCATCACGTCATCGTCCGCTCCCCCTCTCGCTGCTGCCACGATCCAAAAAACATAAGGCCTAGTCCAACATCCGAAGCTATTGAGCTCGGGCCTAGGAAGTAAGCTTGAAACCTGAGCTAGATCGTTCTTGGGTTTGGctaattttaattatatatagAGTGGAGCTCAACATGAACCTGGCTTAGTCCATCAAATAAGAAGGTCTAATCACAATCTAGTTCAATCAAACAAATCAACACatagggttgtatctttcgtgcaAAAGAATGATTCACCTACTTTCATAATATCAACCATTGTATCTCACAATAGCTACTTTGAGATTTGTGGAAGCAGATAAAACAAAAGTCCAGGGTGCTTTAAGAGATGTGCGAGCGGCGATATAGTGGTTGATGTCATTTTTtcgtgcgaaagatacaacccgaactcGGCACCTAAACTTAGGGATGGCAATCGGATCGAGTCGGATCGGACATAGGTTGGGTTGGATGTGGGTCAGATCAAAAATTGATCAACCTAAatccgacctatttattaaacggtcaaaatttcaaatatgaaGTCGACCTATTTTTTAAGCAGGCAACCCAACTCGACCAtataacctatttattaaacaggtcaggtcaGGTTAAATAGATTAGATGGGTAACATGGGTTAAACAGATTTAAACTGGTTAAATATGTTAAGCAGGTCGAGTTAAATAGGTCAGAAGCAGACCAGCCCCACGACACCGCAAGACTCCCCGTTGAACCAACACCAATCCCCGACGACACCGCCGTTGAACCAACATCAATCCCCGACGATATGGTCGAGAAACTCATGGTGATAGGACAACACCACCGTTGAACCAACATCAATCCCCGACGATATGGAGCTGATAAGATACGGCACCACGTGTGCCTTGACCACTTGGAAAGGCCGCCCGAACATTGCTGATAAGAGCATTCTGCTCGGCTCATTAAATAGTATGGCGGTGGACTTGA
It includes:
- the LOC103706814 gene encoding clavaminate synthase-like protein At3g21360, with the translated sequence MAEAEDLFLETPIPQRKTVGGVLFPAVLSPKPAVELDLRQFMEAVKGHKPRLEALLRSSGTLLLRGYPVRTAADFDRTVEAFGYEELPYVGGAAPRTNVVGRVFTANESPPDQPIPFHHEMAQVPKFPSKLFFFCEEEPRSGGETPIVLSHHVYERMKMRFPEFVEKLDKHGLLYTRILGEGDDPSSPIGRGWQSTFLTKDKSIAEERAAQLGMKLEWMEDGVKTIMGPIPAIKLDETRGRKIWFNSMVAAYTGWKDARNDPVKAVTFGDGTPLPAEIIDECLKVLEEESVAIPWKKGDILLLDNLAVLHSRRSFDPPRRILASLCK